The Verrucomicrobium spinosum DSM 4136 = JCM 18804 genome includes a region encoding these proteins:
- a CDS encoding HlyD family secretion protein, with protein MSFGQRYKTRLAWGVGLVGGLVVAVWFYLNQGDKDGQVVHGNGRIEATEVDIATKTAGRLDEVLVNEGDFVVEGQVLARIQSDSIQAQLAEAEAQHRQARNAVISASAQVRARESDKLAAEAVVVQRESELYAERLRLDRSEALAKRGALAVQTLDDDRARVKSSEAAISAAKAQVAAAEAAVEASKAQMEGANSTVEAAGATIARIKSDIADCTLLAPRAGRVQYRITQPGEVLGAGGKVLNIVDLSDVYMTFFLPETVVGRVPLGAEARIILDAVPQYVIPARITYVASVAQFTPKTVETASERQKLMFRVKARIDPELLLKHLQQVKTGVPGTAWLNLEAGASWPSHLSIKVPE; from the coding sequence CTGTCGTTTGGTCAACGTTACAAGACAAGGCTTGCCTGGGGCGTTGGGCTGGTGGGGGGCTTGGTGGTGGCCGTGTGGTTTTACCTAAACCAAGGTGACAAGGATGGCCAAGTGGTGCACGGCAATGGGCGCATCGAAGCGACGGAGGTGGACATTGCGACAAAGACTGCCGGCCGGCTCGATGAGGTGCTGGTAAACGAGGGGGATTTTGTTGTCGAGGGGCAGGTTCTTGCCCGCATCCAATCGGACTCCATTCAAGCCCAGCTAGCCGAAGCGGAGGCGCAGCACCGCCAGGCCAGAAATGCCGTGATCAGTGCCTCAGCCCAAGTGCGAGCGAGGGAGAGTGACAAGCTGGCCGCCGAAGCAGTCGTGGTGCAGAGAGAAAGTGAGCTTTACGCCGAGAGGCTCCGCCTGGATCGTTCCGAGGCTTTGGCCAAGCGTGGAGCGCTGGCCGTGCAGACTCTGGACGATGATCGGGCCAGGGTAAAGAGTTCGGAGGCCGCCATCAGTGCCGCCAAGGCGCAGGTTGCAGCGGCAGAGGCCGCTGTGGAGGCCTCGAAAGCACAAATGGAAGGGGCCAATTCCACTGTGGAGGCCGCTGGTGCGACCATCGCCCGAATCAAGTCGGATATAGCCGACTGCACTCTGTTGGCACCTCGGGCTGGGCGGGTGCAATATCGCATCACACAGCCGGGAGAGGTGCTCGGGGCAGGAGGAAAGGTGCTCAATATCGTGGACCTGAGCGATGTTTACATGACCTTCTTCCTGCCTGAAACAGTGGTTGGGCGTGTGCCATTGGGAGCTGAGGCTCGCATAATCCTCGACGCCGTTCCCCAGTATGTCATTCCAGCGCGGATCACCTACGTGGCGAGTGTCGCCCAGTTCACCCCCAAAACGGTAGAGACGGCCAGTGAACGGCAGAAGCTGATGTTCCGCGTGAAGGCGCGGATCGATCCGGAGCTTTTGTTGAAGCATCTCCAGCAAGTCAAGACGGGGGTGCCGGGTACTGCCTGGCTGAATCTGGAGGCTGGCGCTTCCTGGCCCTCCCACCTGAGTATCAAGGTGCCCGAATGA
- the rbbA gene encoding ribosome-associated ATPase/putative transporter RbbA, which yields MTVAPIARLREVSLRHGKTIALDRVSIDVPAGCMAGLIGPDGVGKSSLLSLVTGVRALQEGELEVLGGNMRHKPHRDQARPRIAYMPQGLGKNLYGTLSVEENLQFFGRLFGHGRLARRQRIDQLTESTGLHHFLDRPAGKLSGGMKQKLGLCCALIHDPDLMVLDEPTTGVDPLSRRQFWDLIHSIRSERPAMSVIVATAYMEEADGFDWLVALDGGRVLAAGAPEDFRQRTGTTTLEEAFVALLPQEKRRGHHPVVPSPPCISDNSVVAIEAQNLTMRFGSFVAVDHVAFRIHQGEIFGFLGSNGCGKTTTMKMLTGLLPASEGSAWLFGKTMNPEDISIRHRVGYMSQGFSLYAELTVGQNLVLHARLFHVPGAHLPDRVREMLARFGLEDVQDALPDHLPLGIRQRLSLAVAMVHHPDLLILDEPTSGVDPIARDHFWHLITDLSRRDRVTIFISTHFMNEASRCDRISLMHAGKVLECDAPGEIVQKRKARNLEEAFIECLEEAQGGSANAVPTRDSPAGKLPSSLAAGSSAMRQKCFSPGRSVSYMWREALELRRDPVRATLALLGTVILMFIMGYGISMDVEDMTFAVLDHDQTGLSQGYTLNLAGSHYFIEQDALGSYEDLDRRMRAGKLSLALEIPSGFARDIQRGSSVQIGVWVDGAMPQRAETVVGYIRGMHQLWLQDVAKRQLGQSLPSVATIEVRYRYNPDVRSLPAIVPAVIPILLMMIPAMLTALSVVREKEMGSIINLYVTPVTRVEFLLGKQLPYIGLGLLNFLLMTFLAQTFFGVPVKGDFATLFAAAAVYVACATGFGLLASIFTRSQIAALFTTVIGTMLPSIQFAGMINPVSSLEGMGAVIGHLFPTTHFLTISRGVFGKALGFSDLHASFWPLILAAPVIFGSAVLLLRKQES from the coding sequence ATGACCGTGGCTCCCATCGCCCGATTGCGGGAGGTTTCACTCCGGCATGGCAAGACCATCGCGCTGGACCGGGTTAGCATCGACGTTCCAGCGGGCTGTATGGCGGGCCTGATAGGTCCCGACGGTGTGGGGAAGTCCAGCCTGCTTTCGCTTGTCACCGGAGTGCGCGCCTTGCAAGAGGGGGAACTGGAAGTGCTGGGCGGAAACATGCGCCACAAGCCGCACCGCGATCAAGCGCGCCCGCGCATCGCCTACATGCCGCAGGGTTTGGGGAAAAACCTCTACGGGACTCTCTCGGTCGAGGAGAACCTCCAGTTCTTCGGGAGGTTGTTTGGCCATGGCCGGCTCGCACGGCGGCAGCGAATTGACCAGCTTACCGAGAGCACTGGCCTGCATCATTTCCTTGATAGGCCGGCCGGCAAGCTGTCGGGTGGCATGAAGCAAAAGCTGGGGCTCTGCTGCGCATTGATCCACGACCCGGATCTCATGGTGCTGGATGAACCCACCACGGGAGTGGATCCCTTGTCTCGTCGTCAGTTTTGGGACCTCATTCACAGCATCCGCTCCGAGAGACCTGCCATGAGCGTGATCGTGGCCACGGCTTACATGGAGGAGGCAGACGGTTTTGACTGGCTGGTGGCTTTGGATGGAGGACGAGTGCTGGCCGCCGGGGCACCGGAAGATTTTCGCCAGCGCACTGGCACCACCACGCTGGAAGAGGCGTTTGTCGCCCTGTTACCCCAGGAAAAAAGACGGGGACACCATCCCGTGGTCCCGTCACCCCCCTGCATTTCAGACAATTCTGTCGTGGCCATTGAGGCCCAGAACCTGACCATGCGATTTGGCAGTTTTGTAGCCGTCGATCATGTGGCGTTTCGCATTCATCAGGGGGAGATCTTTGGATTCCTGGGGTCGAATGGATGTGGGAAGACCACAACGATGAAAATGCTCACTGGCCTTTTGCCGGCAAGCGAAGGTTCGGCGTGGCTTTTCGGTAAAACGATGAACCCAGAGGACATCAGCATCCGTCACCGGGTTGGATACATGTCGCAGGGATTTTCGCTGTACGCGGAATTGACCGTCGGTCAGAATCTTGTGCTTCATGCCAGGTTGTTTCATGTACCCGGCGCGCATCTCCCGGACCGGGTCCGGGAGATGCTGGCGCGCTTCGGCCTGGAAGACGTACAGGATGCTCTGCCTGACCACCTGCCGCTGGGCATCCGTCAGCGTCTTTCTCTCGCGGTAGCCATGGTGCACCACCCAGACCTGTTGATCTTGGACGAGCCGACTTCTGGAGTGGATCCAATCGCCCGTGACCACTTCTGGCACCTGATCACCGACCTGTCGCGAAGAGATCGGGTGACGATCTTCATCTCCACGCATTTCATGAACGAGGCATCCCGCTGTGACCGCATTTCACTCATGCATGCGGGGAAGGTTCTAGAGTGCGATGCCCCCGGCGAGATCGTGCAAAAGCGAAAAGCCCGCAATCTTGAAGAGGCCTTCATCGAATGCCTCGAAGAAGCCCAGGGCGGGAGTGCGAATGCTGTCCCTACGAGGGATTCGCCCGCGGGGAAGCTCCCGTCGTCCTTGGCGGCGGGCTCATCCGCCATGCGTCAGAAGTGCTTTAGTCCCGGGCGCTCGGTCAGTTACATGTGGCGTGAGGCACTGGAACTCCGCCGCGATCCCGTGCGTGCCACCCTGGCCCTTTTGGGCACGGTGATCCTGATGTTTATCATGGGCTATGGCATTAGCATGGATGTGGAGGACATGACATTCGCCGTGCTTGACCACGACCAGACCGGCCTTAGTCAGGGTTATACACTGAACCTCGCCGGTTCACACTATTTCATCGAACAGGATGCTCTGGGGAGCTACGAAGATCTGGACCGGCGCATGCGGGCAGGAAAACTGTCACTCGCGCTGGAGATCCCTTCCGGATTTGCCCGGGACATTCAGCGCGGCTCTTCGGTCCAGATTGGAGTGTGGGTGGACGGAGCCATGCCGCAACGCGCTGAGACCGTGGTGGGCTACATACGTGGCATGCATCAACTCTGGCTGCAGGACGTAGCGAAGCGGCAGCTGGGACAGTCCCTGCCATCCGTCGCGACCATTGAGGTCCGCTATCGATACAATCCGGACGTGAGAAGCCTGCCTGCTATTGTGCCGGCGGTGATCCCCATCCTGTTGATGATGATCCCAGCGATGCTCACCGCACTTTCCGTCGTCCGTGAGAAGGAGATGGGATCGATCATCAATCTTTATGTTACGCCCGTGACACGCGTGGAGTTTCTTCTGGGGAAACAGTTGCCCTATATCGGGCTTGGGCTTTTGAATTTCCTCCTGATGACATTTCTTGCACAGACCTTCTTTGGCGTGCCGGTCAAAGGGGATTTCGCTACCCTGTTCGCGGCCGCTGCCGTTTACGTTGCCTGCGCCACGGGGTTCGGGTTGTTGGCGTCCATCTTTACCCGAAGCCAGATCGCGGCACTCTTTACCACGGTGATCGGCACCATGTTGCCCTCCATTCAGTTTGCGGGCATGATCAACCCGGTTTCCTCGTTGGAAGGAATGGGGGCAGTCATTGGCCACCTGTTTCCAACCACGCACTTTCTAACGATCAGCCGCGGCGTCTTCGGCAAAGCGTTGGGGTTCTCAGACCTGCATGCAAGCTTCTGGCCATTGATCTTGGCTGCTCCGGTTATTTTTGGGTCTGCCGTCCTGCTGCTTCGTAAACAGGAATCCTGA
- a CDS encoding ABC transporter permease, with amino-acid sequence MRHMGNIFRLGVKEFWSLARDPIMLMLIAYAFTVMIYVAATALPDTLHHAPIAIVDEDGSPLSARIVASFYPPRFKSPALITLDQMDAGLDSGVYTFVVDIPPNFQRDVLGGHTPKIQVNVDATRMSQAFTGTAYVQEIIMDEVNEFAQRYRSSTRPQVDLAIRTRFNPNLEQSWFGALMEIINNVTMLSIILTGAALIREREHGTVEHLLVMPVTPGEIMLSKVWSMGLVVLVAAGGSLMFVVQGLLKVPVEGSVVLFLAGASLHLFATTSIGIYLATLARNMPQFGMLMILVLLPLEMLSGGLTPRESMPQLVQNIMLAAPTTHFVEIGQAILYRGAGIEVVWRPFLTLLLIGSAFFALSLARFRKAIAQMA; translated from the coding sequence ATGCGGCACATGGGGAACATTTTCAGATTGGGGGTGAAGGAGTTCTGGAGCCTTGCCCGGGACCCGATCATGCTCATGCTGATTGCGTATGCTTTCACGGTGATGATCTATGTGGCCGCCACCGCGCTGCCCGACACACTGCACCATGCCCCGATTGCCATTGTGGATGAAGACGGTTCTCCGCTCTCCGCGAGGATTGTGGCGAGCTTCTATCCACCACGATTCAAATCGCCTGCACTGATCACTCTGGACCAGATGGACGCTGGGCTTGATTCCGGAGTCTATACATTTGTGGTGGACATCCCGCCCAACTTCCAGCGTGACGTGCTGGGGGGGCATACGCCGAAGATTCAGGTCAACGTGGATGCCACGCGAATGAGCCAGGCTTTCACCGGTACTGCCTATGTACAGGAGATCATCATGGACGAGGTCAACGAGTTTGCGCAGCGCTATCGCAGCAGCACCCGACCGCAGGTGGATCTGGCCATTCGTACCCGTTTCAATCCCAACCTGGAGCAGTCCTGGTTTGGCGCTCTGATGGAGATCATCAACAATGTGACCATGCTCTCCATTATCCTCACCGGTGCCGCTCTGATCCGCGAGCGGGAGCATGGGACCGTTGAACACCTGCTGGTGATGCCGGTCACCCCGGGGGAGATCATGCTCTCCAAGGTATGGTCCATGGGGCTCGTCGTGTTGGTGGCCGCGGGAGGCTCCCTGATGTTTGTCGTCCAAGGCTTGTTGAAAGTGCCTGTGGAAGGCTCTGTGGTCCTGTTTCTTGCAGGAGCCTCTTTGCACTTGTTCGCCACCACCTCCATAGGCATCTATTTGGCGACATTGGCGCGGAACATGCCTCAATTTGGCATGCTAATGATCCTGGTGCTTTTGCCTTTGGAGATGCTCTCGGGTGGTCTCACTCCTCGGGAGAGCATGCCTCAGTTGGTACAGAACATCATGCTGGCGGCGCCCACCACTCATTTTGTGGAGATCGGACAGGCCATCCTCTACCGAGGGGCCGGCATTGAGGTGGTGTGGCGTCCGTTTCTGACTTTGCTACTCATTGGCAGCGCATTCTTCGCCCTGTCTCTTGCCCGCTTTCGCAAAGCCATCGCTCAAATGGCGTGA
- a CDS encoding LysR family transcriptional regulator encodes MSSLNYHHLRYFRAIANEGSLTRAAERLKLSQSALSTQLRSLEDSLGQPLFHRQNKTLVLTEAGRIALDYAQSIFRSGEELLDVLRNRDSGRRQVLRVGAVATLSRNFQLTLLRPLIGRSDVELIIRSGNLRNLLAQLRAHTLDAVLSNLPVHRDAETNWHSHLLDEQPVSLIGLRTRTQKKFSFPEDLRTTPLVLPSLDSNIRVAFDLVLEQLGIRPIIAAEVDDMAMLRLLAREGAGLALVPPVVVRGELDTGLLVERHRVAGIRESFYAITPSRRFPNPALAEILRKENSSKEL; translated from the coding sequence ATGTCCTCTCTGAACTATCACCACCTCCGCTATTTCCGAGCCATTGCCAACGAAGGAAGCCTCACGCGCGCAGCGGAACGCCTTAAGCTCTCCCAGTCCGCCCTGAGCACCCAACTCCGCAGCCTGGAAGACAGTCTCGGCCAGCCGTTGTTTCATCGGCAGAATAAAACCCTCGTCCTTACGGAAGCCGGGCGCATCGCACTGGACTACGCCCAGTCCATCTTCCGATCGGGAGAGGAGCTGCTGGACGTGCTCCGGAACAGGGACTCCGGTCGCCGCCAAGTCCTGCGCGTCGGTGCCGTCGCCACATTGTCGCGCAACTTCCAGCTCACGCTCCTGCGCCCACTCATTGGCCGCAGCGACGTAGAATTGATCATCCGCTCCGGCAACCTCCGCAATTTGCTCGCCCAGCTTCGCGCCCATACCCTCGACGCCGTTCTCTCCAACCTTCCTGTGCATCGCGATGCCGAAACCAACTGGCACAGCCACCTCCTTGACGAACAACCAGTCAGCCTCATCGGACTGCGCACACGAACGCAGAAAAAGTTCAGCTTCCCCGAAGATCTACGCACGACTCCACTCGTTCTTCCGAGCCTCGACAGCAACATCCGCGTCGCTTTCGACCTCGTGCTTGAGCAACTAGGCATCAGGCCCATTATCGCCGCCGAGGTGGACGACATGGCAATGCTGCGTCTTCTAGCCCGAGAAGGTGCCGGTCTGGCGCTCGTTCCGCCTGTCGTCGTGCGGGGTGAACTGGACACCGGTCTTCTCGTAGAGCGTCATCGTGTGGCAGGCATTAGAGAGAGCTTCTATGCGATTACGCCAAGCCGCCGTTTCCCCAACCCGGCACTGGCCGAAATTCTCAGGAAAGAAAACTCAAGCAAAGAGCTTTAA
- a CDS encoding proton-conducting transporter membrane subunit, protein MNLPSTDPTHPIFFVSAVAAGPLVMLAAALVPSRLANRHGRRFAALASWLSLGVFVVALSAGIGFLFAGPLVAGGLGVGSVRIGVYFDMLSAVMLLLVSFLGAVVVRFAGNYLAGDPQQGKFTKWLCVTIGSVLVLCISGDLLMFTLSWTATSLSLHKLLTFHPDRPAAMLAARKKFLISRLGDACLVGALVMTWQCFGTWNFTEMFAAAAVLREQGGAYPSCLGWTSVLLVAGALLKSAQFPFHSWLPDTMETPTPVSALMHAGIINAGGFLVVRLSPIIAGAPAALNALAVVGAFTALFASLVMLTQTSVKRSLAYSTIAQMGFMMLQCGLGAFALAVLHIVAHSLYKAHAFLSSGSIVSMTRSAWVPSERPGAHPLILVITLSSAIALTWGVGAIFKLSPASDAGVMLLGAVFMMGLAHLLWNLWASSHRSSLVDWGLLVGGGVAIAYFALHAAFEKLLASSVASYTPLRSPLEFGVMAMVVLLFMAVLVLQSQLPCWSATRLGRVFYVHASQAFYLGQFANRLTLAIYGKKAV, encoded by the coding sequence ATGAATCTGCCGTCCACCGATCCCACTCATCCGATCTTCTTCGTTTCCGCAGTCGCGGCGGGCCCATTGGTGATGCTCGCGGCAGCGCTCGTTCCCTCAAGGTTGGCCAATCGCCACGGGCGAAGGTTTGCAGCGCTCGCCTCGTGGTTGTCGCTGGGAGTTTTTGTTGTGGCGTTGTCCGCAGGCATCGGGTTCTTGTTCGCGGGCCCGTTGGTGGCTGGAGGGCTGGGCGTCGGCTCGGTGCGGATTGGGGTTTACTTCGACATGCTCTCTGCGGTGATGCTGCTGCTCGTCTCCTTCCTCGGCGCGGTGGTGGTGCGCTTTGCAGGAAATTACCTCGCCGGCGACCCGCAACAAGGCAAGTTCACCAAATGGCTGTGCGTAACGATCGGCTCCGTGCTTGTGCTTTGCATCTCGGGCGACCTGCTTATGTTCACTCTCTCGTGGACAGCGACGAGCCTGAGCCTGCACAAGTTGCTTACTTTCCATCCGGACCGGCCGGCTGCGATGCTGGCAGCGCGGAAGAAGTTCCTCATCAGCAGGCTCGGCGATGCTTGCCTTGTCGGGGCGCTGGTGATGACCTGGCAGTGCTTCGGCACCTGGAATTTCACGGAGATGTTCGCCGCGGCGGCCGTCCTGCGTGAGCAGGGTGGAGCGTACCCATCCTGCCTTGGTTGGACGAGCGTGCTGCTCGTCGCCGGAGCGCTCCTGAAGTCGGCGCAGTTTCCCTTTCACAGCTGGCTGCCGGACACGATGGAGACGCCGACGCCTGTTTCGGCGCTTATGCACGCGGGCATCATCAACGCGGGCGGCTTTCTGGTCGTGCGGCTCAGCCCCATCATCGCAGGGGCGCCCGCCGCGCTCAATGCCCTGGCGGTGGTGGGTGCCTTTACCGCGCTCTTCGCCTCGCTGGTCATGCTGACGCAGACCAGCGTAAAGCGCTCGCTCGCCTACTCGACCATCGCGCAGATGGGCTTCATGATGCTACAGTGTGGCCTTGGGGCTTTCGCGCTTGCGGTGCTACACATCGTCGCGCACTCACTCTACAAGGCGCACGCATTTCTCTCCTCTGGCAGCATCGTCAGCATGACGAGGTCGGCTTGGGTGCCGTCGGAACGACCCGGGGCGCATCCCCTCATTCTTGTTATCACGCTCAGTTCGGCAATCGCGCTCACATGGGGTGTCGGGGCGATCTTCAAACTCAGCCCCGCGAGTGACGCTGGGGTGATGCTGCTTGGTGCGGTGTTCATGATGGGCCTGGCGCATTTGCTCTGGAATCTCTGGGCGTCCTCACATCGTTCCTCGTTGGTGGATTGGGGCCTGCTGGTTGGCGGGGGCGTGGCCATCGCGTATTTCGCGCTGCACGCGGCCTTTGAGAAGCTGCTGGCGTCCTCGGTCGCGTCCTATACACCGCTGCGGTCGCCGCTCGAATTCGGCGTCATGGCCATGGTCGTCCTGCTCTTCATGGCCGTGCTGGTTCTGCAATCGCAACTGCCGTGCTGGTCGGCGACCCGCCTCGGCCGCGTGTTCTATGTGCATGCCTCACAGGCCTTTTACCTGGGCCAGTTCGCCAACCGTCTGACGCTCGCCATTTACGGCAAGAAGGCCGTCTGA
- a CDS encoding YbcC family protein has product MTITHAPNSDACATVNPSAVLDAARAACKRIAPLWPLQNFVAVNPFVGLTERPFLEACELVRRVAPGGMQMPLEFYREKYSAGEITNADLDMALAQARKTLLGQNADALARLDAESLRQAVTAEPSPSSWNAIVTVAEAVDCVHGTEWEVAVTETIAQFCSEYFDAGQSAWRLPWRTLPLYAAWREKASINLNAEVLGLRNFRRWVKALPDDAEQALALFMQKFGVAEEEAADFCHRQLMSIRGWAGHVQYRVRENSMHGRGDDTLLQLLSIRLAYDAALLAQFDSPSLREFWPAASHAMPADHQEVLQAMLWQLAHEHAWQRQFLGKLCVAKAALSLERPAVQAVFCIDVRSEILRRALEAATPKIETIGFAGFFGLPIEYIPFGQKDGTSQCPVLLTPKFRVRETLRKATAEAVNTEWRRQQLGKRLTYSWNSFKTSAISCFSFVDTVGLAFGARLFRDAFAPGAANHAHKSACVPHLGKCEADKTGIAIEDRVQLALGALRNMGLTKNFARVVLLCGHGSETANNPYGSGLDCGACGGHAGDANARVGVAILNDTAVREALKGHGIHIPADTCFLAGQHNTTTDHVTLFDLDDVPASHRGDLAELQNWLATAARTTRRERAAFLGLDSTSPNLDAQVIARSRDWAQVRPEWGLAGNAALVAAPRLRTKTANLGGRVFLHNYDHRADTADSTLELIMVAPVVVANWINLQYYASTVNNAVFGSGNKVTHNVVGTIGVCQGNGGDLQLGLPLQSVHDGAKWIHDPIRLHVLIEAPRERIAAVLAKHENLRQLVDNGWLLLFAIEDEGQTLFRYYSGMKWESLD; this is encoded by the coding sequence ATGACCATTACCCACGCTCCAAACTCCGACGCCTGCGCGACCGTAAATCCCTCCGCCGTTCTCGACGCCGCCCGAGCCGCGTGCAAACGCATCGCGCCACTCTGGCCGCTGCAAAACTTCGTCGCGGTGAATCCATTCGTCGGCCTGACCGAGAGGCCTTTCCTTGAAGCGTGCGAACTTGTCCGGCGAGTCGCGCCAGGTGGCATGCAGATGCCGCTGGAATTCTACCGCGAAAAATACTCAGCGGGTGAAATCACCAATGCCGATCTGGACATGGCGCTCGCCCAAGCAAGGAAAACCCTGCTGGGACAGAATGCAGACGCGCTCGCGAGACTTGACGCGGAGAGCCTCAGGCAAGCGGTGACAGCGGAACCTTCGCCATCGTCGTGGAATGCAATCGTTACTGTCGCGGAGGCGGTGGATTGTGTGCATGGTACCGAGTGGGAAGTGGCCGTCACCGAAACCATCGCACAGTTTTGCTCGGAATATTTTGATGCTGGACAATCAGCCTGGCGGCTGCCATGGCGGACGCTTCCGCTCTACGCAGCGTGGCGCGAGAAGGCCTCAATCAACCTGAACGCCGAAGTCCTCGGTCTGCGCAACTTCCGCCGGTGGGTGAAAGCGCTGCCAGATGACGCGGAGCAGGCACTTGCCTTGTTCATGCAAAAGTTCGGCGTGGCTGAGGAGGAAGCCGCTGACTTCTGCCACCGGCAGCTTATGAGCATCCGTGGCTGGGCCGGACATGTTCAGTATCGCGTGCGCGAAAACAGCATGCATGGTCGGGGCGACGACACGCTGCTGCAACTGCTCTCCATCCGTCTCGCTTACGATGCGGCGCTCCTCGCACAGTTTGACAGCCCGTCGTTGCGCGAGTTCTGGCCCGCGGCATCCCATGCAATGCCCGCTGATCACCAAGAAGTGCTCCAGGCCATGCTCTGGCAGCTCGCGCATGAACACGCCTGGCAGCGCCAGTTTCTCGGAAAACTGTGTGTCGCCAAGGCCGCCCTCAGCCTGGAGCGGCCCGCCGTGCAGGCTGTGTTTTGCATTGATGTACGATCGGAAATTCTCAGGCGGGCGCTCGAAGCCGCGACACCGAAAATCGAGACCATTGGTTTCGCTGGCTTCTTTGGCCTGCCGATCGAATACATTCCCTTCGGCCAGAAAGATGGCACCTCCCAGTGCCCGGTGCTGCTCACCCCGAAATTCCGGGTGCGCGAGACGCTGCGGAAGGCGACGGCAGAAGCCGTCAACACGGAATGGAGGCGGCAGCAGCTCGGCAAGCGGCTTACTTATTCGTGGAACTCGTTCAAGACATCTGCCATCTCATGCTTCTCGTTCGTGGACACGGTGGGTCTCGCCTTCGGCGCAAGGCTCTTCCGCGACGCCTTCGCCCCTGGGGCGGCAAATCATGCGCACAAAAGTGCGTGCGTACCGCACCTTGGAAAATGCGAAGCGGACAAGACTGGCATCGCCATCGAAGACCGTGTGCAACTTGCCCTCGGGGCGCTGCGCAACATGGGTTTGACGAAAAACTTTGCCCGAGTTGTCCTGCTCTGCGGTCACGGAAGTGAGACTGCAAACAATCCTTACGGCTCCGGCCTCGACTGCGGGGCCTGCGGAGGGCATGCTGGCGATGCCAATGCACGCGTCGGTGTGGCAATTCTCAACGACACCGCGGTCAGAGAGGCGCTCAAGGGACACGGCATCCACATTCCGGCGGACACCTGTTTCCTCGCGGGACAGCACAATACCACGACCGACCACGTCACGCTCTTCGACCTCGACGACGTGCCTGCCTCGCATCGCGGAGACCTCGCGGAACTCCAAAATTGGCTCGCCACAGCTGCGAGAACCACCCGGCGCGAGCGGGCCGCATTTCTTGGTCTCGACAGCACCTCTCCGAATCTCGATGCGCAGGTGATCGCCCGGAGCCGCGACTGGGCACAAGTCCGGCCGGAGTGGGGCCTCGCGGGTAACGCTGCGCTCGTCGCCGCGCCGCGCTTGCGGACCAAGACCGCGAACCTCGGCGGCCGCGTCTTCCTGCACAATTACGACCACCGCGCTGACACCGCCGACAGCACGCTAGAACTCATCATGGTCGCTCCTGTGGTCGTCGCGAACTGGATCAACCTCCAATATTATGCCTCGACTGTGAACAATGCCGTCTTCGGCAGCGGGAACAAGGTTACACATAACGTCGTCGGGACCATTGGTGTCTGTCAAGGCAACGGGGGCGACCTTCAGCTCGGCCTCCCGCTCCAATCTGTCCACGACGGTGCAAAATGGATTCACGACCCCATTCGGCTCCATGTCCTCATCGAGGCCCCGCGCGAACGCATCGCCGCCGTCCTTGCTAAGCATGAGAACCTGCGGCAGCTCGTGGACAACGGCTGGCTCCTGCTCTTCGCCATCGAGGATGAAGGGCAAACCTTGTTTCGTTATTATTCTGGCATGAAATGGGAATCCCTAGACTGA